Proteins from a single region of Nakamurella deserti:
- a CDS encoding lipoate--protein ligase family protein, whose product MTVTAEVGSTASLPAQLAVLIGDARVLRVVRDADLPSAAADLAVGPALLRRVADRPGEAWLRLYRPLPTVGFSRRDTREPGFAAAATAATGLGFEPAVRAPGGRAAAYHRSTVCFDLVLPDHGTDPVGRLAALGEVLTAVLVGLGVDARLGPVPDEYCPGRFSVNGGGRGKIAGTAGRRVRGALLLGGSIVVADAAPLREVIEVVYRELGVAVDTATVAAATDFGFTGPVSTLVDELVATLSHSVATQPAALPADVLAVSRAVPPLVP is encoded by the coding sequence ATGACCGTCACCGCGGAGGTCGGGTCCACGGCGTCGCTGCCCGCGCAGCTCGCCGTGCTGATCGGCGACGCGCGCGTGCTGCGCGTCGTCCGGGACGCCGACCTGCCCTCCGCGGCCGCCGACCTGGCCGTCGGGCCCGCGTTGCTGCGCCGGGTCGCCGACCGCCCCGGGGAGGCGTGGCTGCGGCTGTACCGACCGCTGCCCACCGTGGGCTTCAGCCGCCGGGACACCCGCGAACCGGGCTTCGCCGCGGCGGCGACCGCGGCGACCGGACTGGGCTTCGAACCCGCCGTCCGCGCCCCCGGCGGCCGGGCCGCGGCCTACCACCGGTCCACCGTGTGCTTCGACCTCGTGCTGCCCGACCACGGGACCGACCCGGTCGGCCGGTTGGCCGCGCTCGGCGAGGTGCTGACCGCGGTCCTCGTCGGTCTCGGGGTGGACGCCCGGCTCGGCCCGGTGCCGGACGAGTACTGCCCCGGGCGGTTCAGCGTCAACGGGGGTGGCCGCGGCAAGATCGCCGGCACCGCCGGCCGCCGGGTGCGAGGCGCGCTGCTGCTCGGTGGCAGCATCGTGGTCGCCGACGCCGCGCCGCTGCGGGAGGTCATCGAGGTCGTCTACCGCGAGCTCGGTGTCGCCGTCGACACCGCGACCGTGGCCGCCGCGACCGACTTCGGCTTCACCGGCCCGGTCTCCACCCTGGTGGACGAGCTGGTGGCGACCTTGTCGCATTCGGTCGCCACACAGCCCGCTGCACTGCCGGCCGACGTGCTCGCGGTCAGCCGGGCCGTACCACCGCTCGTCCCCTGA
- a CDS encoding 2-oxo acid dehydrogenase subunit E2 yields the protein MTATTSPDAALEGVSKPLAGMRKVAARRMVEAWAAPVFHLGVDVDMSRVLGADLKSVGGTVTDAILQACATALVETPALNAHFADNVITTFDRVNIGLAVATEKGLTVPVLPDLQGEDLAAIAAKRKDVVSRARTGKLSMADVTGGTFTVSNLGMLGIDRFDAILNPPQIAILAVGSTVQTPVVRDGEVVVRPLAAFTLTCDHRAVDGAAGAGLLSAIRRVLEDGTGIAG from the coding sequence ATGACCGCCACCACCTCGCCGGACGCCGCCCTCGAAGGAGTTTCCAAGCCGCTGGCCGGGATGCGCAAGGTCGCCGCCCGCCGGATGGTCGAGGCGTGGGCCGCGCCGGTGTTCCACCTCGGGGTGGACGTCGACATGAGCCGGGTGCTGGGTGCGGACCTGAAGTCCGTCGGCGGCACCGTGACCGACGCGATCCTGCAGGCGTGCGCCACCGCGCTGGTCGAGACCCCGGCGCTGAACGCACACTTCGCCGACAACGTGATCACCACCTTCGACCGCGTGAACATCGGCCTGGCGGTGGCCACCGAGAAGGGGCTGACCGTCCCGGTACTCCCCGATCTGCAGGGAGAGGACCTGGCCGCCATCGCCGCCAAGCGCAAGGACGTGGTGTCCCGGGCCCGGACCGGCAAGTTGTCGATGGCCGACGTCACCGGCGGCACGTTCACCGTCTCCAACCTGGGCATGCTGGGCATCGACCGCTTCGACGCCATCCTGAACCCGCCGCAGATCGCGATCCTCGCGGTCGGCAGCACCGTGCAGACCCCGGTCGTGCGTGACGGCGAGGTCGTCGTCCGGCCGCTCGCCGCGTTCACCTTGACCTGCGACCACCGCGCGGTCGACGGGGCCGCCGGGGCCGGGCTGCTGTCCGCCATCCGGCGGGTCCTGGAGGACGGGACCGGGATCGCGGGATGA
- a CDS encoding class II fructose-bisphosphate aldolase, producing MRDPHPLRWVEAARTGGYAIGGFNMHNDETTQALLQAAEQADAPIFMQVGRAIIPHMGVKKAYELTVRNAEDTGALYAIHLDHGTWDEVLEAVRLGFDSIMFDAAHLPFEDNIRITRRVVELCHDYGIPVEAELGKIPDVGAPVEWASYYTDVHEAERFVAETGVDLLAISAGVVHGVIPGLEQEPLAVDLITRIREVVPVPLVLHGISGVPDDEVKEAIAHGVHKMNGDTDLRHAFRAGLEEEWAKGDRQLEEVLDAGRRRMIDATVAKFQAMGSAGTARTLAGAAAR from the coding sequence GCGAGATCCCCACCCGCTCCGCTGGGTCGAAGCCGCCCGCACCGGCGGCTACGCCATCGGCGGTTTCAACATGCACAACGACGAGACGACCCAGGCGCTGCTACAGGCCGCCGAGCAGGCCGACGCCCCCATCTTCATGCAGGTCGGCCGGGCGATCATCCCGCACATGGGCGTGAAGAAGGCCTACGAGCTGACCGTGCGCAACGCCGAGGACACCGGCGCGCTGTACGCCATCCACCTCGACCACGGCACCTGGGACGAGGTGCTGGAGGCCGTCCGGCTGGGCTTCGACTCGATCATGTTCGACGCCGCACACCTGCCGTTCGAGGACAACATCAGGATCACCCGCCGGGTCGTCGAGCTCTGCCACGACTACGGCATCCCGGTCGAGGCCGAGCTGGGCAAGATCCCCGACGTCGGCGCACCGGTCGAGTGGGCGTCCTACTACACCGACGTGCACGAGGCCGAGCGCTTCGTCGCCGAGACCGGCGTCGACCTGCTGGCCATCTCGGCCGGCGTGGTGCACGGTGTCATCCCGGGCCTGGAGCAGGAGCCGCTGGCCGTGGACCTGATCACCCGGATCCGTGAGGTCGTCCCGGTTCCCCTGGTGCTGCACGGCATCTCGGGGGTTCCCGACGACGAGGTCAAGGAGGCCATCGCGCACGGTGTGCACAAGATGAACGGTGACACCGACCTGCGGCACGCCTTCCGCGCGGGCCTGGAGGAGGAGTGGGCCAAGGGCGACCGTCAGCTCGAGGAGGTGCTCGACGCGGGCCGGCGCCGGATGATCGACGCCACCGTCGCCAAGTTCCAGGCGATGGGCAGCGCGGGGACCGCCCGCACCCTCGCCGGGGCGGCCGCCCGATGA